In Moraxella nasovis, the sequence TAAGCCGTGGATTTTTCGTAATATCGCCCATTATTTAAATACAGGCGATTTATTGCCAGACCCTGATATCAATGAGCTTCGTGCTATTGTACTAACTCATTTAGAAGAGCTGTACCGATTTTATGGGGAATATTCTGGCTGTCGTATTGCTCGCAAACATATCGCTTGGTATACGTCAGGTATAGCTAACTCAAATGCCTTTCGTCAGGCGATGTATGCCAAAGAAAGCACAGCAGGGCAATTTAAGGTGGTAGAAGCATTCTTAAAAGAGGCGTATTTTGAGCAAGATAATTGACGATTATACGCCAAAATTACCCACCAATTAGACCATATCTCATCGCCAAATGCGTAAGCTTAACATCGCTATCTACGCCTAATTTCTCAAAAATACGATAACGGTATGTATTGACTGTTTTGACACTAACGAACAGTTTATCAGCGATTTGTTGGGCACTTTGGCAGTTTACCACCATCATTGCCACTTGACGTTCTCTTTGTGATAGAGCATCAAAAGGGGATTGATTTGTCTCACCAAGCACCGCTGCTGCAAGCTCAGAGGCGACGTCATGGCTAAAGTAGCGATTCCCTGAGTGGAGTTTTTTAATCGCCAAAACCATCTCATCAAGTGGCGTTCCTTTTGTGATATAGCCGTTCACGCCTGCCTTTAGTAGCATAGAGGGGTAGGGTTGGGCAGATAGGCTTGATACCGCAAGAATTTTAATGCTGTCATCTATTTGTTTGATTTTTTTAGTAGCATCTACGCCGTTCATG encodes:
- a CDS encoding response regulator gives rise to the protein MTIKVLVADDHDLVRMGIVRMLDDDHDIEVVAQANDGDVAVSKVRTHRPDVVLLDVNMPSMNGVDATKKIKQIDDSIKILAVSSLSAQPYPSMLLKAGVNGYITKGTPLDEMVLAIKKLHSGNRYFSHDVASELAAAVLGETNQSPFDALSQRERQVAMMVVNCQSAQQIADKLFVSVKTVNTYRYRIFEKLGVDSDVKLTHLAMRYGLIGG